A single region of the Paraburkholderia megapolitana genome encodes:
- a CDS encoding MFS transporter, with protein MSGSPSVAARPSGSSLIVTLVAAAFFMENLDGTIIATALPQMARSFGVQPVELSIGITSYLLTLAVFIPASGWVADRFGVRAVFTTAIAVFTAASVVCGMTDGLVPFTAARIVQGIGGAMMVPVGRLAVLRATSKDNLMRAISIITWPGLVAPVIGPPLGGLITTHASWRWIFYLNLPLGLIGIVLAWRFLDTARDPEKRPFDGVGFALCGIAGTAVMYAMELTGRTDAGWLETFAFLLVGALTGAAALFHLRRTAHPVIDLTSFRVKTFAVAMSGGLLFRISISAVPFLLPLMFQVGFGMDAFRSGLLTLAVFAGNLAMKVVTTPVMRRFGFRSVLLVNGAFAALSLAAMSLLTPTTPYVWIVIVLFVSGLARSLQFTAINTLSFADVPKPQMSDASTLSSTLSQMTMGMGVALGAIALRVAAWLHGHGTQSVTPADFSVAFLLVAAVGIVAIVDVFTLERDAGAHVSGHGGRSA; from the coding sequence ATGTCAGGTTCGCCATCCGTTGCAGCCCGCCCCAGCGGTTCTTCGCTGATCGTGACGCTGGTCGCCGCTGCGTTCTTCATGGAGAACCTCGACGGTACGATCATCGCCACCGCGCTGCCGCAGATGGCCCGCTCGTTTGGCGTGCAGCCGGTCGAACTGAGCATCGGCATCACCTCGTACCTGCTGACGCTCGCGGTCTTCATTCCGGCCAGCGGCTGGGTGGCGGACCGGTTCGGCGTGCGTGCCGTGTTCACGACTGCGATCGCGGTGTTCACGGCGGCATCGGTAGTCTGCGGGATGACCGATGGGCTGGTCCCGTTCACGGCGGCGCGGATCGTTCAGGGGATCGGCGGCGCGATGATGGTGCCGGTTGGGCGGCTCGCGGTATTGCGCGCGACCTCCAAAGATAACCTGATGCGCGCGATCTCGATCATCACGTGGCCCGGCCTCGTCGCACCGGTCATCGGGCCGCCGCTTGGCGGGCTCATCACGACACATGCGTCGTGGCGCTGGATCTTTTATCTGAATCTGCCGCTCGGATTGATCGGCATCGTGCTCGCGTGGCGCTTTCTCGATACGGCGAGAGATCCGGAAAAACGTCCCTTCGATGGTGTCGGTTTTGCGTTGTGCGGTATCGCCGGCACGGCCGTGATGTACGCGATGGAATTGACCGGGCGAACCGACGCGGGGTGGCTCGAAACGTTCGCCTTCCTGCTTGTTGGAGCGCTGACCGGTGCGGCCGCGCTGTTTCATTTGCGACGTACCGCGCACCCGGTTATCGATCTAACCTCGTTTCGCGTGAAGACTTTTGCTGTAGCGATGAGCGGTGGTCTGCTGTTTCGCATATCGATCAGCGCGGTCCCCTTCCTTCTACCGCTGATGTTCCAGGTCGGTTTTGGCATGGACGCGTTCCGCTCCGGGTTGCTGACGCTCGCGGTCTTCGCCGGCAATCTCGCGATGAAAGTCGTCACCACGCCGGTGATGCGCCGCTTCGGCTTCCGGTCGGTGCTGCTCGTCAACGGCGCGTTCGCTGCGCTGTCGCTGGCTGCGATGAGCCTGCTCACGCCCACTACGCCGTATGTCTGGATCGTGATCGTGCTGTTCGTGAGTGGGCTCGCGCGGTCGCTGCAGTTCACCGCAATCAACACGTTGAGCTTCGCCGACGTGCCGAAACCGCAGATGAGCGACGCCTCGACGTTATCGAGCACACTCAGTCAGATGACGATGGGCATGGGGGTTGCGCTCGGTGCGATCGCGCTGCGCGTCGCGGCCTGGTTGCATGGACACGGCACACAATCCGTCACGCCTGCGGACTTCAGCGTCGCGTTCCTGCTGGTTGCCGCGGTCGGCATCGTGGCGATCGTCGATGTGTTCACACTCGAGCGCGATGCCGGCGCGCATGTCAGCGGTCATGGTGGGCGCAGCGCATGA
- a CDS encoding NADP(H)-dependent aldo-keto reductase, with protein sequence MEYRRLGNTDVQVSLIGLGTMTWGEQNTEQDAHAQIDYALAQGVTLIDAAEMYPVPPRPETQGLTERFIGTWIAQHRSARDKIVLATKIAGPARQPHNPRHIRGEGNQFDRKNLTEALNDSLKRLQTDYVDLYQLHWPDRSTMTFGRSAYPWIDDAYTVPIEETLSVLAEFVKAGKVRHIGVSNETPWGVAQFLHAAETAGLPRIATIQNPYSLLNRTFESGLSEFSHREHVGLLAYSPLAFGWLSGKYEGGARPAGARITLFERFQRYSKPHAVQATTRYVELARRHGLSPAQFALAFINSRPFVTSNLIGATSLEQLKENIASIDVKLSPEILAEIDALHELQPNPAP encoded by the coding sequence ATGGAATACCGCAGACTTGGCAACACCGATGTACAGGTCAGTCTGATCGGCCTCGGCACGATGACGTGGGGCGAACAGAACACCGAGCAGGATGCGCATGCGCAGATCGACTACGCACTGGCCCAGGGCGTCACGCTGATCGACGCAGCCGAAATGTACCCGGTGCCGCCGCGGCCGGAAACGCAGGGCCTGACCGAGCGTTTCATCGGCACATGGATCGCGCAGCACCGCAGCGCACGCGACAAGATCGTGCTCGCCACCAAGATCGCCGGGCCCGCGCGCCAGCCGCATAACCCGCGGCACATCCGTGGCGAAGGCAACCAGTTCGATCGCAAGAATCTGACCGAGGCGCTGAACGACAGTCTCAAGCGCCTGCAGACCGATTACGTCGACCTGTACCAGTTGCATTGGCCCGATCGCAGCACGATGACCTTCGGCCGCAGTGCATACCCGTGGATCGACGATGCCTACACAGTACCGATCGAGGAAACGCTGTCGGTGCTGGCCGAGTTCGTGAAGGCCGGCAAGGTGCGGCATATCGGTGTATCGAACGAAACGCCGTGGGGTGTCGCGCAGTTTCTGCACGCTGCAGAGACGGCCGGTCTGCCGCGCATCGCTACGATCCAGAATCCCTATAGTCTGCTGAATCGCACGTTCGAAAGCGGTTTGTCGGAGTTCAGTCATCGCGAGCACGTCGGTTTGCTCGCGTATTCGCCGCTGGCGTTCGGCTGGCTGTCGGGCAAATACGAGGGCGGTGCGCGGCCGGCCGGTGCGCGCATCACGCTGTTCGAGCGCTTCCAGCGCTACAGCAAGCCGCACGCGGTGCAGGCCACCACGCGTTACGTCGAACTGGCGCGTCGCCATGGGCTGTCGCCGGCACAGTTCGCGCTGGCGTTCATCAACAGCCGGCCATTCGTGACGAGCAACCTGATCGGTGCCACCTCGCTCGAGCAGTTGAAGGAAAACATCGCGAGTATCGACGTGAAGCTCTCGCCCGAGATCCTCGCGGAAATCGACGCGTTGCACGAGTTGCAACCGAATCCGGCACCGTAG
- a CDS encoding ABC transporter permease, with amino-acid sequence MDARSLDTASKTMPTSERFAALPANTVNWVAVWRRNYLVWRKLALASMFGNLADPMIYLFGLGFGLGMMVGHVDGVSYIAFLAAGTVASSVMMSASFESMYSGFSRMHVQRTWEAIMHTPLTLGDIVLGEVIWAGSKSVLSGVAIMLVAGALGYASFPSMLVALPVIVLAGMAFASVAMIVTALAPSYDFFMFYQTLVLTPMLLLSGVFFPVEQLPAAARLVTQLLPLSHAVELIRPAMLDRPVEHAALHVAVLVGYVVVPFCISAMLFKRRMMR; translated from the coding sequence ATGGATGCACGAAGCCTGGACACTGCGAGCAAAACGATGCCCACCAGCGAACGTTTCGCCGCACTACCCGCCAACACCGTGAACTGGGTTGCCGTATGGCGCCGCAACTATCTGGTCTGGCGCAAGCTCGCGCTCGCGTCGATGTTCGGCAACCTCGCCGATCCAATGATCTATCTGTTTGGCCTCGGCTTCGGCCTAGGGATGATGGTCGGGCACGTCGACGGCGTGTCGTACATCGCGTTTCTCGCGGCGGGTACGGTGGCCTCGAGCGTGATGATGTCGGCGAGCTTCGAATCGATGTACTCGGGCTTCTCGCGCATGCACGTGCAGCGCACCTGGGAGGCGATCATGCATACGCCGCTCACGCTCGGCGATATCGTGCTCGGGGAAGTGATCTGGGCGGGCAGCAAGTCCGTGCTGTCGGGTGTCGCGATCATGCTGGTGGCCGGCGCGCTCGGCTATGCGAGCTTTCCGTCGATGCTCGTCGCGTTGCCGGTCATCGTGCTGGCAGGCATGGCGTTCGCAAGCGTCGCGATGATCGTGACGGCGCTCGCGCCGTCGTACGATTTTTTCATGTTCTATCAGACGCTCGTGCTCACGCCGATGCTGCTGCTCTCCGGCGTGTTCTTTCCGGTCGAACAATTGCCGGCTGCTGCGCGACTGGTCACACAGTTGCTGCCGCTCTCGCATGCAGTCGAACTGATCCGGCCGGCCATGCTCGACCGGCCGGTCGAGCACGCAGCGCTGCACGTCGCCGTGCTGGTCGGCTATGTCGTCGTGCCGTTCTGCATCTCGGCGATGCTGTTCAAACGGCGCATGATGCGCTAG
- the nodI gene encoding nodulation factor ABC transporter ATP-binding protein NodI, which produces MSDAAIEFQQVEKRYGDKIVVDGLSFHVQAGECFGLLGPNGAGKTTTLRMLLGIASPDAGTIRLCGEAIPERARFARMRVGVVPQFDNLDPDFTVSENLLVFGRYFGLSAAETRALVPSLLEFARLESKAHARVSELSGGMRRRLTLARALVNDPDVLIMDEPTTGLDPQARHLIWERLRSLLARGKTILLTTHFMEEAERLCNRLCVIEEGRKIAEGAPAELIASEIGCDVIEVYGPEPLALRDELAPLAVRTEISGETLFCYVDDPQPVHAKLKQRTDLRYLHRPANLEDVFLRLTGREMQD; this is translated from the coding sequence ATGTCAGATGCCGCAATCGAGTTTCAGCAGGTTGAAAAACGCTACGGCGACAAGATCGTCGTCGATGGCCTGTCGTTTCATGTGCAGGCTGGCGAATGCTTCGGTCTGCTTGGGCCGAACGGTGCCGGCAAAACGACCACGCTACGCATGCTGCTCGGTATCGCGTCGCCCGATGCGGGCACGATCCGCCTGTGCGGCGAAGCGATCCCCGAACGCGCACGCTTTGCGCGTATGCGTGTCGGCGTTGTGCCGCAGTTCGATAACCTCGACCCCGACTTCACCGTCAGCGAAAACCTGCTGGTGTTCGGCCGCTACTTCGGCCTGAGCGCTGCAGAGACGCGCGCCCTGGTGCCGTCGCTGCTCGAATTCGCGCGGCTCGAAAGCAAGGCCCACGCGCGCGTCAGCGAGCTATCCGGTGGCATGCGCCGGCGTCTGACACTGGCGCGAGCGCTCGTCAACGACCCCGATGTGCTGATCATGGACGAACCGACCACGGGTCTCGACCCGCAGGCGCGTCATCTGATCTGGGAACGGCTGCGCTCGCTGCTTGCACGCGGCAAGACGATCCTGCTGACCACCCATTTCATGGAAGAAGCCGAGCGGCTCTGCAACCGGCTCTGCGTGATCGAAGAAGGACGCAAGATCGCCGAAGGTGCGCCGGCCGAGTTGATCGCATCGGAGATCGGTTGCGACGTGATCGAGGTCTACGGTCCCGAGCCGCTCGCGCTGCGCGACGAACTTGCACCGCTCGCAGTGCGGACCGAGATCAGTGGCGAGACGCTGTTCTGCTATGTCGACGATCCGCAACCGGTGCACGCGAAGCTCAAGCAACGTACCGACCTGCGCTATCTGCATCGGCCCGCGAATCTCGAAGACGTATTCCTGCGGCTGACCGGCCGCGAGATGCAGGATTGA
- a CDS encoding universal stress protein, producing MASYRKILLCYDGSREGRKALRCGADLALDLKAETHLLSVVDMRSSIAQSAGLLTDVACGSFEKTARDILQEGVDWLTERGVNAQGHFAFGHPIDEIANLANQLQVDLLVVGHRCRTGLSRWWMGAGNTPLLDRVSCSILVACSSVQEQQQQEAA from the coding sequence ATGGCGAGCTACCGAAAGATTCTGTTGTGCTACGACGGCTCGCGTGAAGGCCGCAAGGCGTTGCGTTGCGGCGCGGACCTGGCACTGGACCTGAAAGCTGAAACGCATTTGCTGTCGGTAGTGGATATGCGCTCGAGCATCGCGCAAAGCGCAGGGTTGCTAACCGATGTTGCGTGCGGCAGCTTTGAGAAAACCGCGCGTGACATTCTTCAGGAAGGCGTCGACTGGCTGACCGAGCGCGGTGTGAACGCGCAAGGGCACTTTGCGTTCGGCCATCCTATCGACGAGATCGCGAATCTCGCGAACCAGTTGCAGGTCGATCTGCTCGTAGTGGGACATCGATGCCGTACCGGCCTGTCGCGTTGGTGGATGGGTGCGGGTAACACGCCGCTGCTAGACCGCGTGTCGTGCAGCATCCTGGTGGCGTGTTCATCGGTGCAGGAGCAGCAACAACAAGAGGCTGCCTGA
- a CDS encoding DUF2939 domain-containing protein, whose amino-acid sequence MAGTVNGRRGSQQGSIRKPLVIVVIVIAIVAILGFSYASPYMTLDRLKRAADARDAATVDQYVDFPALRESLKQQVTALLAQRLDAKSNGNPLAALGAMIGVALIGPLVDAYATPDGVAALLNGIPPRGEPGERPPAPSQTASSPATDVAPAPGGTTPPSTQPPQPPQTTAGYRGLNEFVITYRHGVGDTRYSAILHRDGLFSWKLSAVDLNGR is encoded by the coding sequence ATGGCAGGGACAGTCAACGGTAGACGCGGATCGCAGCAAGGCAGCATCCGCAAACCACTGGTTATCGTCGTGATCGTGATTGCGATCGTCGCGATCCTGGGGTTCAGCTACGCGTCGCCTTATATGACGCTCGACCGGTTGAAGCGCGCCGCCGACGCGCGCGATGCGGCAACCGTCGATCAATACGTCGATTTCCCCGCGTTGCGCGAAAGCCTGAAACAGCAGGTCACTGCCCTGCTCGCGCAACGGCTCGATGCGAAGAGCAATGGCAATCCGCTGGCCGCATTGGGCGCGATGATCGGTGTGGCATTGATTGGTCCGCTAGTCGATGCGTATGCAACACCGGATGGCGTTGCCGCGTTGCTGAACGGTATACCGCCGCGCGGCGAACCCGGCGAGCGGCCTCCTGCGCCGTCTCAAACTGCATCGAGCCCGGCAACCGACGTTGCACCGGCGCCCGGCGGTACAACACCGCCTTCGACACAGCCCCCGCAGCCGCCGCAAACCACTGCCGGCTATCGCGGGCTGAATGAATTCGTCATCACGTATCGGCACGGCGTAGGCGATACACGTTACTCAGCCATTCTGCATCGCGACGGTCTGTTTTCGTGGAAGCTATCCGCCGTCGATCTGAACGGACGCTAG
- the lexA gene encoding transcriptional repressor LexA has protein sequence MTKLTARQQQVFELIQRAIERTGFPPTRAEIAAELGFSSANSAEEHLRALARKGVIELAAGASRGIRLVRNLDDAPHQFTLPHASLMQLSLPLVGRVAAGSPILAQEHISQHYACDPALFSSKPDYLLKVRGLSMRDAGIFDGDLLAVQKKSEAKDGQIIIARLGDDVTVKRLKRRPNGIELIAENPDYENIFVEAGSDDFALEGIAVGLIRPTEF, from the coding sequence ATGACCAAACTCACCGCACGACAGCAACAGGTTTTCGAACTGATCCAGCGCGCTATCGAGCGCACCGGCTTCCCACCCACGCGGGCGGAGATCGCCGCTGAGCTGGGCTTCAGCTCGGCCAATTCCGCAGAAGAGCACCTGCGGGCGCTTGCACGCAAAGGCGTGATCGAACTGGCGGCGGGCGCGTCGCGCGGTATCCGTCTGGTACGCAACCTCGACGACGCACCGCATCAGTTCACGCTGCCGCATGCGAGCCTGATGCAACTGTCGCTGCCGCTGGTCGGCCGCGTCGCGGCCGGTAGCCCGATCCTCGCGCAGGAACATATCTCGCAGCACTACGCCTGCGACCCGGCGCTCTTTTCGAGCAAGCCGGACTACCTGCTCAAGGTGCGCGGGCTGTCAATGCGCGACGCCGGTATCTTCGACGGCGATCTGCTCGCGGTGCAGAAAAAAAGCGAGGCGAAAGACGGCCAGATCATCATCGCGCGGCTTGGCGACGATGTGACGGTAAAGCGTCTGAAGCGGCGACCGAACGGCATTGAGCTGATCGCCGAGAACCCCGACTACGAAAACATCTTTGTCGAAGCCGGGAGCGACGACTTCGCGCTCGAAGGCATCGCGGTAGGGCTGATCCGGCCTACCGAATTCTGA
- a CDS encoding sulfate ABC transporter substrate-binding protein, which translates to MVYRITGFADRMKHLVAALALGAAAAVGIVSHAQAADITLLNVSYDPTRELYQDINQTFGKQWKAQTGETITFKQSHGGSGAQARSVLDGLQADVVTLALAYDIDALANKGLLDKNWQKRLPDNASPYTSTIVFLVRKGNPKQIKDWNDLTKPGVSIVTPNPKTSGGARWNYLAAWAYALHQPGGNEQTAKEFVSKLYKNAGVLDSGARGATTSFVQRGIGDVLIAWENEAFLSLKEFGPDKFEIVVPSVSILAEPPVAVVDKVVEKHGTRKLAEAYLNFLYSPEGQEIAAKNFYRPRSNKVPAALTDKFPKLKLYTVDDTFGGWTNAQKTHFADGGVFDSIYAPQ; encoded by the coding sequence ATGGTCTATCGCATTACGGGGTTTGCAGACAGGATGAAACATCTCGTTGCCGCACTGGCGCTGGGCGCCGCGGCAGCAGTCGGCATCGTGTCGCACGCACAGGCAGCAGATATAACGCTGCTGAACGTGTCGTACGACCCGACACGCGAGCTGTATCAGGACATCAATCAGACATTCGGCAAGCAGTGGAAGGCGCAGACCGGCGAAACGATTACCTTCAAGCAGTCGCACGGCGGTTCGGGCGCACAGGCGCGCTCGGTGCTGGACGGCTTGCAGGCGGACGTCGTGACGCTCGCGCTGGCCTACGACATCGACGCGCTCGCGAACAAGGGCCTGCTCGACAAGAACTGGCAGAAGCGTCTGCCCGACAACGCGTCGCCCTACACGTCGACGATCGTGTTTCTCGTGCGCAAGGGCAACCCGAAGCAGATCAAGGACTGGAACGACCTGACGAAGCCGGGCGTATCGATCGTCACGCCGAACCCGAAGACCTCGGGCGGCGCGCGCTGGAACTATCTCGCTGCGTGGGCCTATGCGCTGCATCAGCCGGGCGGTAACGAGCAGACCGCGAAGGAATTCGTCTCGAAGCTCTATAAGAATGCGGGCGTGCTCGACTCGGGCGCGCGCGGTGCGACGACGAGCTTCGTGCAACGCGGGATCGGCGATGTGCTGATCGCATGGGAAAACGAAGCGTTCCTGTCGCTGAAGGAATTCGGTCCGGACAAGTTCGAGATCGTCGTGCCGTCGGTGAGCATTCTGGCTGAGCCGCCGGTTGCCGTGGTCGACAAGGTCGTTGAGAAGCATGGCACGCGCAAGCTCGCCGAGGCTTACCTGAACTTCCTGTATAGCCCGGAAGGCCAGGAGATCGCTGCAAAGAACTTCTACCGTCCGCGTTCGAACAAGGTGCCGGCCGCGCTGACCGACAAGTTTCCGAAGCTGAAGCTGTACACGGTCGACGATACGTTCGGCGGCTGGACGAACGCGCAGAAGACGCATTTTGCCGACGGTGGCGTGTTCGATTCGATCTACGCGCCGCAGTGA
- the cysT gene encoding sulfate ABC transporter permease subunit CysT, which translates to MTTFTFRKPSALPGFGVTLGITVAYLSLVVLIPLAATFLKTATLDWAQFVRAVSSPRVLASYRLTFFSAFGGALINAVFGFLVAWVLVRYTFPFKRIVDAIVDLPFALPTSVAGISLAAVYAGNGWIGQFLEPLGIKIAFTPAGVLVALTFIGLPFVVRTVQPVLEEFEREQEEAAACLGASRWLTFRRVVLPAVFPALLTGFALAFARALGEYGSVIFIAGNVPMKSEITSLLIITKLEQYDYAGATALAVVMLVVSFLMLLLINTLQWFLQRRTGRGTAAPRAPLATAATVTGGTP; encoded by the coding sequence ATGACGACGTTCACCTTCCGCAAACCGAGTGCGTTGCCCGGTTTTGGCGTGACGCTCGGCATCACGGTGGCGTATCTGAGCCTCGTGGTGCTGATTCCGCTCGCAGCAACTTTCCTGAAAACCGCGACGCTCGACTGGGCGCAGTTCGTGCGCGCCGTCAGTTCGCCGCGCGTGCTGGCCTCGTACCGCTTGACCTTTTTTTCGGCATTCGGCGGTGCGCTGATCAATGCGGTGTTCGGCTTTCTCGTCGCGTGGGTGCTGGTGCGCTATACGTTTCCGTTCAAACGGATCGTCGACGCTATCGTCGATTTGCCGTTTGCGTTGCCGACCTCGGTGGCGGGTATTTCGCTCGCGGCCGTGTATGCGGGAAATGGCTGGATCGGCCAGTTTCTCGAACCGCTCGGTATCAAGATCGCGTTTACGCCGGCTGGCGTACTCGTCGCGTTGACGTTCATCGGTTTGCCGTTCGTCGTGCGCACGGTGCAGCCGGTGCTCGAAGAGTTCGAGCGCGAACAGGAGGAAGCGGCGGCCTGCCTCGGTGCTTCGCGCTGGTTGACGTTTCGGCGCGTCGTTCTGCCCGCCGTGTTTCCCGCATTGTTGACCGGCTTCGCGCTCGCGTTCGCGCGCGCGCTCGGCGAATACGGCTCGGTGATTTTCATCGCCGGTAACGTACCGATGAAGTCCGAGATTACGTCGCTCCTGATCATCACGAAGCTCGAGCAGTACGACTATGCGGGTGCGACTGCGCTCGCGGTTGTGATGCTCGTCGTGTCATTTCTGATGCTGCTACTGATCAACACGCTGCAATGGTTCTTGCAGCGGCGCACGGGGCGCGGCACCGCTGCACCGCGCGCGCCGCTGGCAACGGCCGCAACGGTCACAGGAGGCACGCCATGA
- the cysW gene encoding sulfate ABC transporter permease subunit CysW, whose protein sequence is MSRASASSKVRPGAPRRPDPVTESRVVRWLLTGIALLFLVLFLVVPLAAVFVQALSKGIGFYFESLTDPDAVSAIKLTLLTAVIAVPLNLVFGLAASWAIAKFEFRGKALLTTLIDLPFSVSPVISGLVYVLLFGAQGWFGPWLQAHDVQIIFAVPGIVLATVFVTFPFVARELIPLMQAQGNDEEEAAHVLGASGWQMFRRVTLPNVKWGLLYGVILCNARAMGEFGAVSVVSGHIRGQTDTMPLHVEILYNEYNFAAAFAVASVLALLALVTLGLKLLAERHLSAQRDDAQVVPAHAGPASQPVSARTAASSATSLNKVAPQPVQQGEW, encoded by the coding sequence ATGAGCCGCGCTTCCGCTTCATCGAAGGTCCGCCCAGGCGCACCGCGCCGTCCCGATCCGGTCACCGAATCACGCGTCGTGCGCTGGCTCCTGACCGGCATCGCGCTGCTGTTTCTCGTGCTGTTTCTCGTCGTGCCGCTTGCTGCTGTGTTTGTCCAGGCGCTGAGCAAGGGCATCGGTTTCTATTTCGAGTCGCTGACCGATCCCGATGCCGTGTCCGCGATCAAGCTCACGCTGCTGACGGCCGTGATCGCCGTGCCGCTGAATCTCGTGTTCGGGCTCGCGGCATCGTGGGCGATCGCGAAGTTCGAATTTCGCGGCAAGGCGCTATTGACCACGTTGATCGATCTGCCGTTCTCGGTTTCGCCCGTGATCTCCGGCCTCGTCTATGTATTGCTGTTCGGTGCACAGGGCTGGTTCGGCCCGTGGCTGCAGGCGCATGACGTACAGATCATCTTCGCGGTGCCCGGCATCGTGCTCGCGACGGTCTTCGTCACGTTCCCGTTCGTCGCCCGCGAACTGATTCCGTTGATGCAGGCGCAGGGCAACGACGAGGAAGAGGCCGCGCACGTGCTCGGCGCGTCGGGCTGGCAGATGTTTCGCCGCGTGACGCTGCCGAACGTGAAGTGGGGCCTGCTGTATGGCGTCATCCTTTGCAATGCGCGGGCGATGGGCGAGTTCGGCGCGGTATCGGTGGTGTCGGGCCACATTCGTGGGCAGACCGATACGATGCCGCTGCACGTCGAGATTCTTTATAACGAATACAACTTCGCGGCGGCGTTCGCCGTGGCGTCGGTGCTGGCGTTGCTCGCACTCGTGACGCTCGGCCTGAAGCTGCTCGCGGAACGTCATCTGTCGGCGCAGCGCGACGATGCGCAGGTCGTGCCGGCGCATGCGGGACCGGCAAGTCAGCCCGTCAGCGCGCGAACGGCCGCGAGCTCGGCGACATCGCTAAACAAGGTCGCGCCGCAACCGGTTCAGCAAGGGGAGTGGTAA